A region of uncultured Anaeromusa sp. DNA encodes the following proteins:
- a CDS encoding MBL fold metallo-hydrolase: MECKVKIWGSRGSRAVPGRDTLVYGGNTACVEVRFGQHQIIIDAGSGICELMKDISFVGQAKKADLFISHMHWDHILGLPFFKPLYQADNVFCIHGVNGRSYDFESALRNVMRDPNFPISFDDLKSRNIIKTHEPSASFYLQDVWKEVTEGAYCTPEIRVDTMPNQHPNGGSFYKFSCDGRAVCYASDTECAPEKPEFIDSLVRFAQGVDLLIMDANYTRDEYEGRVGGFSKKGWGHACWEDCVRVAQKADVKKLCLFHHDAARTDREQALIEKAAQLKFGATIAAREGLELAL; the protein is encoded by the coding sequence ATGGAATGTAAAGTGAAAATTTGGGGTTCGCGTGGTTCGCGCGCTGTACCAGGGCGGGATACGTTGGTATATGGCGGTAATACTGCTTGCGTAGAAGTGCGTTTCGGGCAGCATCAGATTATTATTGATGCTGGCAGCGGTATTTGCGAACTTATGAAAGATATATCTTTTGTGGGACAAGCCAAAAAGGCGGACTTGTTTATTTCCCATATGCATTGGGATCATATCTTAGGGTTGCCATTTTTTAAACCTTTGTATCAAGCTGATAATGTTTTTTGCATTCATGGTGTCAATGGCCGGTCCTATGATTTTGAAAGCGCGTTGCGCAACGTGATGCGGGATCCAAATTTTCCGATTAGTTTTGATGATTTAAAAAGTCGGAATATCATTAAGACCCATGAGCCTAGTGCGTCATTTTATTTGCAAGATGTGTGGAAAGAAGTGACCGAAGGAGCATATTGCACTCCGGAGATTCGAGTAGATACAATGCCTAATCAGCATCCTAACGGAGGAAGTTTTTACAAGTTTTCCTGTGACGGGCGTGCGGTTTGTTATGCATCCGATACGGAGTGTGCTCCAGAGAAGCCGGAATTTATTGATTCGCTGGTTCGGTTTGCTCAGGGGGTTGATTTGCTAATTATGGACGCTAATTATACTCGTGATGAATATGAAGGTCGTGTAGGCGGATTTTCCAAAAAAGGCTGGGGCCATGCTTGTTGGGAAGACTGCGTGAGGGTGGCTCAAAAAGCGGATGTGAAAAAATTGTGCCTCTTTCATCATGATGCCGCCCGTACAGATCGGGAGCAAGCCTTGATTGAAAAAGCCGCGCAATTGAAATTTGGGGCGACAATTGCTGCCAGGGAAGGATTGGAACTGGCATTGTGA
- a CDS encoding bacteriohemerythrin: MMKMAFMEWCDKYMLGLKEVDEQHEQLFDIVNQLHQAVVEGADQSVVGAILDDLIDYTVDHFATEERLFLAQEYPQYEEHKKEHDLLTQQALEIQEKFRAKEITVTFELLDFLSDWLKNHTTDSDLKYAQFSAISKS, encoded by the coding sequence ATGATGAAAATGGCATTTATGGAATGGTGCGATAAGTATATGCTGGGGCTTAAAGAGGTAGATGAACAACATGAACAGCTTTTTGACATAGTCAATCAACTGCATCAAGCGGTGGTTGAGGGGGCGGATCAGAGCGTAGTTGGCGCCATTTTAGATGACTTGATTGATTATACGGTAGACCATTTTGCAACAGAAGAACGTTTGTTTTTGGCCCAGGAGTATCCGCAATATGAAGAGCATAAAAAAGAGCATGATCTTTTAACGCAACAAGCTCTGGAGATACAGGAGAAATTTCGAGCAAAAGAGATTACGGTAACATTTGAGTTGTTGGATTTTTTGAGTGACTGGTTAAAAAACCACACCACGGATTCCGACTTAAAATACGCGCAATTTTCAGCAATTAGCAAGAGCTAG
- a CDS encoding cyclic nucleotide-binding domain-containing protein, which translates to MKTKHIVEILRKISFFEGLDDRTLEFIASVGEGVNVKAGDVLFQEGAAGDCVYLIIKGKIEVYKTDNDGYRSNLATLGTADILGEMALLDESPRSASAQALEDSILISLKRMEFQLFLQSNFAVALKLLSTLSRKLRDVNDKLTERNRRGYFP; encoded by the coding sequence TTGAAAACAAAACATATTGTTGAGATCTTGCGTAAAATATCATTTTTTGAAGGCTTAGATGATAGGACGTTGGAATTCATTGCTTCGGTTGGTGAAGGGGTGAATGTTAAAGCTGGTGATGTTTTATTTCAAGAAGGCGCAGCAGGTGATTGCGTATACCTGATTATTAAAGGTAAGATCGAGGTATATAAAACCGACAACGATGGTTATCGTTCCAATTTGGCGACCTTGGGTACAGCCGATATTTTGGGAGAAATGGCTTTGCTTGATGAAAGTCCGCGCTCGGCTTCGGCTCAGGCCCTAGAAGATAGTATATTAATCTCGTTAAAAAGGATGGAGTTTCAACTTTTTTTACAAAGTAATTTTGCGGTGGCCCTAAAGTTATTAAGCACGTTGAGCCGTAAATTGCGTGATGTTAACGACAAGTTGACGGAGCGAAACCGCAGAGGCTATTTTCCTTGA
- a CDS encoding adenylate/guanylate cyclase domain-containing protein, with translation MKVAIADSIKKSSLHRFLALAFVGEILLFAVLAAFLSYTSGLKTTTENARQIASVASDDVTKMVLDYVAEPYQLEQINRHMILNKELNYSDQAQRDRYFVELLKAFPQVTNTALVLANGNEYGVRREDNGSFLVWSGDPKRQVLDYFKYDETFGRTDYVKSLTDYNPIKRPSYLKATSMRNPGWTDVYYSATGRGLVITKICPLYIANEELLGVHSCSILLNKFDGFLQSLMLTENAVAFIVSNSDEVIASSDKTGNAAMQTNALTRVNEYPLLEQGLKTLKAREPVEAKTNGTEDISFSFAGEKFYMHVTPIAGAHGLQWTNVVIIPENDLFHPLYALLKKVIGSTVIACVLALVAGLMAARYIVRPIVKVNEAAKKITEGDFSSKIKVKYHDEIGELSNAVNMMSETLKDQLELKRKATSVEKNLREQGAAMHKAIGSFVPYGFLDLLDKNNISEIAPGDCIEKEITVLFTDIRSFTKISEGMSSVELFEFVNRYLDLAVSVITQNNGFVDKFIGDAIMALFPGGSEDALQAIVGIRREILQRGLLYKGEPLKIGAGIHFGNVMLGTVGTYTRMDTTVLGDSVNLASRIESATKVYGIDILISEPAYCQLNHPGEFYIREIDTVKVKGKSRPIKLYEVFDCDSEELKLCKKNIEVLFKEGLQLYKEGAFEEAEAIFRQCQEQCPEDQLLTVYVKRCGTMRRVPPGADWQGISGI, from the coding sequence ATGAAAGTCGCTATAGCTGACTCTATAAAAAAAAGCTCTCTTCATCGTTTCCTTGCATTGGCGTTTGTCGGAGAAATTTTGTTATTTGCGGTGTTAGCCGCATTTCTTTCTTATACGAGCGGTCTTAAAACCACAACAGAAAATGCTCGTCAAATTGCGAGTGTAGCTAGTGATGATGTTACTAAAATGGTCTTGGATTACGTGGCAGAACCCTATCAACTGGAACAGATTAATCGACATATGATTTTGAACAAGGAACTGAACTATTCAGATCAAGCGCAAAGGGATAGATACTTTGTGGAACTGCTTAAAGCTTTTCCACAGGTAACTAACACGGCGCTTGTGTTGGCTAATGGTAATGAATATGGCGTTCGCCGGGAAGATAACGGCAGCTTTCTCGTTTGGAGCGGTGATCCAAAGCGGCAGGTTCTTGATTATTTCAAGTATGACGAGACCTTTGGACGGACTGACTATGTAAAAAGTTTGACCGATTATAATCCCATAAAGCGACCATCGTATTTAAAAGCGACTTCGATGAGGAACCCAGGCTGGACAGATGTGTATTATTCTGCCACTGGGAGGGGCTTGGTAATTACTAAAATTTGCCCGCTGTATATCGCGAATGAAGAGCTGCTTGGAGTTCATAGTTGCTCTATATTGTTAAATAAGTTTGATGGCTTTTTGCAATCATTAATGCTGACGGAAAATGCCGTAGCTTTTATTGTCTCAAATAGTGACGAGGTTATAGCCTCTTCTGATAAAACGGGAAATGCAGCGATGCAAACAAACGCACTGACTCGTGTGAATGAGTATCCTTTGCTGGAACAAGGGTTAAAGACGCTAAAAGCCAGAGAGCCAGTAGAAGCTAAGACTAACGGAACAGAAGATATCTCATTTTCGTTTGCCGGAGAAAAATTTTATATGCATGTGACTCCGATTGCAGGGGCGCATGGATTGCAATGGACTAATGTGGTTATTATACCGGAAAATGATTTATTTCATCCGCTATATGCGTTGCTTAAGAAGGTAATAGGGAGTACGGTTATTGCCTGTGTGTTGGCCTTGGTTGCTGGCTTAATGGCTGCGCGCTATATTGTTAGGCCGATCGTCAAGGTCAATGAGGCAGCTAAAAAAATAACCGAAGGCGATTTTTCTAGCAAAATTAAGGTGAAGTATCATGACGAAATAGGCGAACTATCTAATGCTGTAAACATGATGTCTGAAACACTGAAAGATCAATTAGAGCTAAAACGAAAAGCGACGAGTGTAGAAAAGAATCTGAGAGAACAAGGCGCGGCAATGCATAAAGCTATAGGCAGCTTTGTGCCGTATGGATTTCTTGACTTGCTTGATAAAAATAATATTTCGGAAATCGCACCAGGTGATTGTATTGAGAAAGAAATTACCGTTTTATTTACTGACATTCGTTCTTTTACAAAAATTTCCGAAGGAATGAGCAGTGTAGAACTTTTTGAATTCGTAAATCGATACCTTGATTTGGCGGTGAGTGTGATTACCCAAAACAATGGTTTTGTGGATAAATTTATTGGTGATGCAATAATGGCCTTGTTTCCTGGCGGTAGTGAAGATGCGTTGCAGGCCATTGTGGGAATTCGTCGAGAGATACTGCAACGTGGTTTGCTTTATAAGGGAGAGCCGTTGAAAATTGGCGCGGGCATTCATTTCGGTAATGTTATGTTGGGGACGGTGGGGACATATACCCGTATGGATACTACGGTGTTGGGGGATTCTGTTAATTTAGCATCGAGGATTGAGAGCGCGACTAAAGTATACGGGATTGATATTTTAATTTCGGAACCAGCGTATTGCCAGTTGAACCATCCTGGGGAATTTTATATTAGGGAGATTGATACGGTAAAAGTTAAAGGGAAGAGCAGACCCATCAAATTGTACGAAGTTTTTGATTGTGATTCTGAAGAACTAAAGCTATGCAAAAAAAATATAGAGGTCTTGTTTAAAGAAGGGTTGCAGTTGTATAAGGAAGGCGCATTTGAAGAGGCGGAGGCAATTTTTAGGCAATGCCAGGAACAGTGTCCCGAAGATCAATTGTTGACAGTTTATGTTAAACGGTGCGGTACGATGAGGCGAGTGCCGCCAGGCGCTGACTGGCAAGGAATCAGTGGGATTTAA
- a CDS encoding diguanylate cyclase, translated as MDRIESSFVVPKDELVQESNKELLQIVSTTLLFLYEGVIATDAAGKIVVMNKSAEKLTGWSSEEAYGREAAEVFHLRQAAARESSINLVKEVLATGKVSHAPADVVLIDKNGTERYIAGTCVPAIGKSRAVTGAIINFRDITTSWQKQKYKEYLSHRDVLTGAFNRFFFQKRIEEEISWSERYQEPVSMMMLDLDYFKRINDTWGHPVGDLVLKELAQVIRGLIRKTDFLVRLGGEEFIIVMPQTNGDEVLRAAEKIRILLEQHRYPVVGQVTVSIGVAEHMEGETLDSWYGRVDCAMYQAKESGRNCVKVADKEELRSVAAGSPKWQEEWESGHDGIDKQHRELLEMGKLLYDLSIQGTESETVLKQLDRVLKYLAEHIAYEEDFLIQISYPGFLRHKETHARLLEVASKLRETYTQRKLRPAIFFSFLIDDFIFGHILQEDNDYFPYV; from the coding sequence ATGGATCGTATAGAGTCATCTTTCGTGGTGCCTAAAGATGAGCTTGTTCAAGAATCAAATAAAGAACTGCTGCAAATAGTTAGTACTACGTTGCTTTTTCTGTACGAAGGTGTCATCGCCACAGACGCCGCAGGGAAAATCGTTGTAATGAACAAAAGCGCTGAGAAGTTAACCGGGTGGTCAAGCGAAGAAGCATATGGTAGAGAAGCTGCAGAAGTTTTTCATTTGCGCCAGGCAGCGGCAAGAGAAAGTTCGATCAATCTAGTAAAAGAGGTATTGGCAACAGGCAAAGTAAGCCATGCTCCTGCTGATGTTGTGTTAATCGACAAAAATGGCACGGAACGATATATCGCCGGGACTTGCGTTCCTGCAATCGGAAAAAGTCGTGCAGTGACGGGAGCAATCATCAATTTTCGCGATATTACAACATCCTGGCAGAAGCAGAAATACAAGGAGTATTTAAGCCATCGCGATGTTTTGACAGGAGCCTTTAATCGTTTCTTTTTTCAAAAAAGAATTGAAGAAGAAATATCCTGGTCAGAGAGATACCAGGAACCGGTAAGCATGATGATGCTTGATTTGGATTATTTCAAGCGAATTAATGACACGTGGGGCCACCCGGTCGGAGATCTGGTGTTAAAAGAACTGGCTCAAGTTATTCGGGGGTTGATTCGTAAGACGGATTTTTTAGTCCGCTTAGGGGGCGAGGAATTTATAATCGTTATGCCGCAGACGAATGGAGACGAAGTTCTAAGAGCGGCAGAAAAGATAAGAATTCTTTTGGAGCAGCATCGGTATCCTGTGGTAGGGCAAGTTACCGTTAGCATTGGCGTGGCTGAACATATGGAGGGGGAAACCCTTGATAGCTGGTATGGGCGGGTAGATTGTGCTATGTACCAAGCTAAAGAAAGCGGACGGAATTGTGTTAAAGTTGCAGACAAGGAAGAACTCCGTTCGGTTGCAGCGGGTTCTCCGAAGTGGCAAGAAGAATGGGAAAGTGGTCACGATGGTATTGATAAACAGCATCGTGAATTGCTTGAAATGGGAAAACTTCTGTATGACTTGTCCATTCAAGGAACCGAATCCGAGACCGTATTAAAGCAATTAGACCGGGTGTTGAAGTATCTTGCGGAGCATATTGCATATGAAGAAGATTTTTTGATTCAAATCAGCTATCCAGGCTTTTTGCGGCATAAAGAAACTCATGCTAGATTGCTTGAAGTTGCATCTAAGCTTAGAGAAACCTATACACAACGAAAGCTGAGACCGGCAATTTTTTTCTCGTTTCTTATCGATGACTTTATTTTTGGGCATATTTTGCAAGAGGATAATGATTATTTCCCTTACGTGTAG
- a CDS encoding methyl-accepting chemotaxis protein, whose protein sequence is MNWLNNLKVAKKLMLLTAVLMVALVCVGGVGYYFLSKTNDSLNQMYNEKIIALELINDNRVLARRVEANLFSLMLSTNESEHRALVETINANVKTFDENLTSFEKMPLDPRSREEVKEIRGVLGKYRDARSEVIALASQNKNAEAYAVYNQKAKVFADEFIKKFIVLGEETKKSAEDMNKQNQKDFAFANALFIAIIVSSILLGIVLSYLIIKRITKRLDDVVVFMETVSHGDFTRKVSEENMQDKSEFGVVSKAISAMNKSISELIRNIADTSEQLAASAEELTASAEQSSLASTQVAHSITSVAQGAVSQTHAIDTTSATVQTLSAGLEEAAASAQEVTEKSVQASQTANEGGKTVVQAVSQMKHIQETVTFSAQVVDKLGESSQEIGQIVDAISGIAAQTNLLALNAAIEAARAGEQGRGFAVVAEEVRHLAEQSQDAAKKITGLISEIQKDTAKAVAAMENGTKEVGIGVEVVTSAGDAFQNIEVIVGHVAEQMQEMSTVIEHMAQGSQQIVTAVAEIDSLSKKASSEAENVAAITEEQSASSEEIASSSQSLAHMAQDMQLAINQFKL, encoded by the coding sequence ATGAATTGGTTAAATAATTTAAAGGTTGCTAAAAAGTTGATGCTTCTAACGGCGGTTTTGATGGTGGCGCTAGTATGTGTGGGAGGCGTCGGGTATTACTTCCTTAGTAAAACCAATGATTCGCTGAATCAGATGTACAATGAAAAAATAATTGCGTTAGAACTGATAAATGATAATCGTGTTTTAGCAAGAAGAGTGGAAGCAAACTTATTTTCCTTAATGTTGTCAACAAATGAAAGTGAACATAGAGCACTGGTTGAGACAATTAATGCCAATGTGAAAACTTTTGATGAAAACTTGACTAGCTTTGAAAAAATGCCGCTAGATCCTCGTTCACGCGAAGAAGTGAAAGAAATAAGAGGCGTATTAGGGAAATATAGAGATGCACGTAGCGAAGTGATTGCACTTGCGAGTCAGAATAAGAACGCTGAAGCATATGCCGTATATAATCAAAAGGCTAAAGTGTTTGCAGATGAATTTATAAAGAAGTTTATTGTTTTAGGGGAAGAAACCAAAAAATCAGCGGAAGATATGAATAAACAAAACCAAAAAGACTTTGCTTTTGCGAATGCGCTTTTTATTGCTATTATTGTTTCTTCTATTTTGTTAGGAATTGTTCTGAGTTATTTAATTATAAAACGGATTACCAAACGCTTAGATGATGTGGTTGTATTTATGGAAACCGTGTCGCATGGCGACTTTACCCGAAAAGTATCTGAGGAAAACATGCAAGACAAAAGCGAATTTGGAGTTGTTTCCAAAGCGATCTCTGCAATGAATAAAAGCATTAGTGAACTAATCCGAAATATTGCTGATACGTCGGAACAATTGGCTGCTTCCGCAGAAGAGTTGACCGCAAGTGCAGAGCAATCCTCTCTTGCTTCTACTCAGGTTGCGCATTCCATTACCTCTGTGGCCCAAGGCGCTGTATCGCAAACGCATGCGATTGATACAACATCAGCTACCGTTCAAACCCTTTCGGCGGGTCTAGAAGAAGCTGCCGCTAGTGCGCAAGAGGTTACCGAGAAGTCGGTTCAAGCTTCGCAAACAGCGAATGAAGGGGGCAAAACCGTTGTCCAAGCTGTTTCTCAAATGAAGCATATTCAAGAGACGGTGACTTTTTCGGCGCAAGTCGTTGACAAGCTTGGCGAAAGTTCCCAAGAAATTGGTCAAATTGTTGATGCCATATCAGGGATAGCCGCTCAGACTAATTTGCTCGCCCTTAATGCTGCCATTGAAGCAGCACGGGCTGGAGAACAGGGACGCGGTTTTGCGGTAGTGGCAGAAGAAGTTCGGCATTTAGCGGAACAGTCGCAAGATGCCGCTAAAAAAATAACTGGATTAATTAGTGAAATTCAAAAAGATACGGCCAAAGCAGTTGCCGCTATGGAAAATGGAACAAAAGAAGTTGGAATTGGCGTGGAGGTAGTTACTAGTGCGGGGGATGCTTTCCAAAATATTGAGGTCATTGTAGGGCATGTAGCAGAGCAAATGCAAGAGATGTCAACTGTTATTGAACATATGGCGCAAGGAAGTCAGCAGATTGTTACTGCCGTGGCCGAAATAGACTCGCTAAGTAAAAAAGCTTCTTCAGAGGCGGAAAATGTGGCAGCTATTACAGAAGAGCAGTCTGCTTCTTCTGAGGAAATTGCATCTTCGAGTCAAAGTCTAGCTCATATGGCTCAAGACATGCAATTGGCCATTAATCAATTTAAGTTGTAA
- a CDS encoding HDOD domain-containing protein, whose protein sequence is MENSQEVHVARQPIFDRKQNVVAYELLFRGKNSINLYDGEDGDLATQEVISNSFLVIGIAQISGDKKAFINFTENALKRNMALMLPKDLVAIEVLESVEATEEIITCCKELKEKGYSIVLDDFVFSPSYMPLILLADIIKVDYRATTYEERKKLLECKEAYSVEFLAEKIETPEEFSEALDMGFSYFQGYFFCKPVIVAAKNLPGYKISYLHILQELNRPEVEFSCIEEIIRKDVSLSYKLLRFINSPVFGFQNNISSLRQALALLGQKEIIKWISLISLQCIGKDKPDELMLNSLIRAKFAEQIAKTNKWLHISADAFLMGMLSHIDALLGRSMADVLEEISLDEEIKNALVGTTSAGKLAIVLKMVQLYERANWDELEQCIAAYEFNEAALSKSYREALGWAHDVLVSNQ, encoded by the coding sequence GTGGAAAATAGTCAAGAAGTTCATGTTGCGCGTCAGCCGATTTTTGATCGGAAGCAAAACGTAGTGGCATATGAATTGCTATTTCGCGGTAAGAACAGTATAAATTTGTATGATGGAGAAGATGGAGATCTTGCAACGCAGGAAGTGATAAGTAATAGTTTTTTGGTCATTGGCATTGCACAGATATCAGGGGATAAGAAAGCGTTTATTAATTTTACTGAAAATGCATTAAAGCGCAATATGGCGCTTATGTTACCTAAAGACTTAGTAGCTATTGAAGTCTTGGAATCTGTGGAAGCGACTGAAGAAATCATTACATGTTGTAAAGAACTTAAAGAGAAAGGCTATAGCATTGTTCTGGACGATTTCGTCTTTAGTCCAAGTTATATGCCATTAATTCTCTTAGCGGATATTATTAAAGTTGATTATCGAGCTACTACTTATGAGGAACGGAAAAAACTATTAGAATGCAAAGAAGCTTATTCTGTGGAATTTCTTGCGGAGAAAATTGAGACGCCAGAAGAATTTTCGGAAGCGTTAGATATGGGGTTTTCTTATTTTCAAGGCTATTTTTTTTGTAAACCAGTCATTGTAGCTGCAAAAAACCTACCTGGATATAAGATCAGTTATTTGCATATTCTCCAAGAACTTAACCGGCCAGAAGTAGAATTTTCATGCATAGAAGAAATTATTCGCAAAGATGTATCGTTATCTTATAAGTTACTTCGCTTTATCAACTCTCCTGTATTCGGATTTCAAAACAATATTAGCTCCTTGCGCCAAGCATTAGCATTATTAGGTCAAAAAGAAATTATAAAGTGGATTTCGCTAATTTCGTTGCAATGCATAGGCAAAGATAAACCTGATGAATTAATGCTAAACTCACTTATTCGCGCTAAATTTGCCGAGCAAATTGCCAAAACCAATAAGTGGTTACATATATCGGCAGACGCATTTCTGATGGGGATGCTTTCGCATATAGATGCATTATTAGGAAGAAGCATGGCCGATGTTTTAGAAGAGATAAGCTTAGATGAAGAAATAAAAAATGCCCTAGTGGGAACAACAAGTGCTGGTAAGTTAGCTATAGTGCTTAAAATGGTCCAACTGTATGAACGTGCGAACTGGGACGAATTGGAACAATGTATTGCAGCGTATGAATTTAACGAGGCGGCCCTTAGCAAGTCTTACCGAGAGGCCTTGGGTTGGGCGCATGACGTTCTTGTATCTAATCAGTAA
- a CDS encoding sigma-54 dependent transcriptional regulator, whose amino-acid sequence MRILLVDDEERSRQAMIWILKKLNHTVTECGDAEEALRVYAPHEYEMVLSDLKMPVLSGIELAIQIKKIPDSWKTDVVLFTGHGDMKSVVEALRAGVYDYLEKPVNVEELTVVIERVAEHQVLLRENKVLTERFDEEVDAATEATKRELSTMKRLVAESIMGKVGIYSEKMKKIMQQASLLNGERSIPVLIEGETGTGKEVVAKMIHYGVQEDSAFEESFVDINCAALTSGLFESELFGYEAGAFTGSLGRGAKGKFDLANKGTLFLDEIGELPLELQGKLLRVLQEKEFFRVGGLKKIPTDVRIICATNVPLEKSVADGKFRKDLYYRLKVAHILMPPLRERTEEIVPLANMFLQQYSKQKKKEFIRVAAQTESLLETYSWPGNIRELQNLIEYATFAYEGKELLPDHVDGFIQLNESRPQKSVEGSVASKQNFFELPFPQNGYKLKEYTEDIILQILSLFDQNQSKTAQYLGISRRALSYRLEEMKNRK is encoded by the coding sequence ATGAGAATCTTACTGGTGGATGATGAAGAGCGTAGTCGTCAGGCTATGATTTGGATATTGAAAAAGCTTAATCACACCGTAACGGAGTGTGGTGATGCTGAAGAGGCTTTGCGTGTATATGCGCCGCACGAATATGAAATGGTCTTATCTGACTTAAAAATGCCAGTCCTTTCAGGGATTGAGTTGGCAATACAAATAAAAAAAATACCGGATAGTTGGAAAACGGATGTCGTGCTATTTACCGGGCATGGTGACATGAAATCGGTAGTAGAAGCGCTGCGGGCAGGGGTATATGATTATCTTGAAAAACCAGTGAACGTGGAAGAGTTGACAGTAGTTATTGAGCGAGTAGCGGAACATCAGGTGCTGCTTAGGGAAAATAAAGTTTTGACGGAACGCTTTGATGAAGAGGTAGATGCTGCAACAGAGGCAACCAAGCGTGAACTTAGCACGATGAAACGCTTGGTTGCAGAAAGCATTATGGGAAAAGTAGGCATTTACTCCGAAAAAATGAAAAAAATCATGCAACAAGCGTCGCTTTTGAATGGGGAGCGTTCTATCCCTGTTCTGATTGAGGGGGAAACTGGAACCGGTAAGGAAGTTGTCGCAAAGATGATTCACTATGGAGTTCAAGAAGATAGTGCCTTTGAGGAATCATTTGTAGATATAAATTGTGCGGCATTAACGTCCGGTCTTTTTGAAAGTGAATTATTTGGATATGAAGCCGGTGCTTTTACAGGGAGTTTAGGCCGAGGGGCTAAAGGGAAGTTTGACTTAGCCAATAAAGGAACGCTATTTTTAGATGAGATTGGGGAATTGCCGCTGGAATTGCAAGGGAAGCTTTTGCGCGTTCTTCAAGAAAAAGAATTCTTTCGCGTGGGAGGTTTGAAAAAAATACCAACGGATGTACGAATTATTTGTGCAACGAATGTTCCGCTTGAAAAAAGCGTTGCCGATGGTAAATTTCGCAAGGATTTATACTATCGATTGAAAGTAGCTCATATTTTGATGCCGCCGCTGCGGGAACGGACGGAGGAAATAGTTCCTTTGGCCAACATGTTCCTACAGCAATATTCAAAGCAAAAGAAAAAAGAATTTATACGGGTTGCTGCTCAGACAGAAAGCCTGCTAGAAACCTATTCATGGCCGGGTAATATTCGTGAACTTCAAAATTTGATTGAGTATGCAACCTTTGCCTATGAGGGTAAAGAGTTACTTCCCGACCATGTAGACGGTTTTATTCAGCTGAATGAAAGCAGGCCTCAAAAGAGTGTGGAAGGAAGCGTAGCTTCAAAGCAAAACTTCTTCGAACTTCCTTTTCCGCAGAACGGATACAAGCTAAAAGAGTATACTGAAGATATTATTTTGCAAATCCTAAGCCTGTTTGACCAAAACCAATCGAAAACGGCGCAGTACTTAGGAATTTCACGCCGGGCGTTATCGTATCGTTTAGAAGAAATGAAAAACAGAAAATGA